DNA sequence from the Chryseobacterium indicum genome:
ATTGAAGTCTCATTCTTCCAATCAATTTTTACTTTATTATTTGCCAAAACTGTTATTGAATTAATCGCATCTTTTAATTTTGGACTTAATTTATATTTCTTAATAAGCTCATCTGGTGTTAAGACTTTTCCAGCTTTATTTTTTAAAGCACTGTCAAAAAGTTTAACTAAATTAAGACCTTCTTGTTTGGGATTATTAAGATAATGATTTAAGTCATTTACTGTATTATGATACGCAAATTCTTCAAAAGATATTGCACCATTCTGGCTTACTTTTACGGCAACTTCATAAGAAACACCGTTTCTCACAAAGGAATCAATATTATCTTTAGCACTAGCGCTACTTCCACCACCACCACCGGAACGAACTTTCATTTGTCCGAAGAAATCACCAATGCCGTCACCACCGCCTTGCATACCTGCTCCTACGTGACTTCCACTAGCATAAACCCACCAAAGAGAACCTTCCGGCGCAACTTTGTACATGATATTTGCTTGTTCATCATCCCACGACTTTGGCTTCCTACCATCGGGATCAATATTACTCACAGGGTTATTATAGGCATAAGTATACGGGGAATATCTTCTCATCTGTTCCGCAAGCGGATCAATCACGCCCCATCTTGCAATATCGCTCATATACATTCTAGCCCCGTAATCGCTCCATCCGGTTTCCTTCTGCAATTCCTTCCCGTTGTACTGGTAGCTGTATGCCGGATTTCCTGCCGTCTGGTTATATCCTTCATGCTTCATCCCAAAAGGGTAGAAGTTGTTTTCTTCAAGAACTTCTGCGCTGCCATTGGTGTTTTTAAAGTAGCTTACTCTAATATTCCCCAAATGGTCTGTATAGCTGTAAATATACTTATTTTTTTCGAAATCGTAATATCCTTCTGCGGTAGGGACAAATTTTAAAACAGCTATGGATAAATTTCCGTCATT
Encoded proteins:
- a CDS encoding RHS repeat domain-containing protein, which codes for MVRSRNLVPRFSGMFVDYNVNTRYTYRADGIKLKKIYTYGSGKTNIETSTVTDYLDGFQYEENNDGNLSIAVLKFVPTAEGYYDFEKNKYIYSYTDHLGNIRVSYFKNTNGSAEVLEENNFYPFGMKHEGYNQTAGNPAYSYQYNGKELQKETGWSDYGARMYMSDIARWGVIDPLAEQMRRYSPYTYAYNNPVSNIDPDGRKPKSWDDEQANIMYKVAPEGSLWWVYASGSHVGAGMQGGGDGIGDFFGQMKVRSGGGGGSSASAKDNIDSFVRNGVSYEVAVKVSQNGAISFEEFAYHNTVNDLNHYLNNPKQEGLNLVKLFDSALKNKAGKVLTPDELIKKYKLSPKLKDAINSITVLANNKVKIDWKNETSINMFSKINVYDGILSLQRTFINSPEEPGRGWNGYIVTGGAIEFNDSKTLFIMYNGIYNYYPKTKTISKNGAGF